A genomic segment from Streptomyces sp. NBC_01233 encodes:
- the dapA gene encoding 4-hydroxy-tetrahydrodipicolinate synthase produces MAPISTPQTPFGRVLTAMITPFTADGALDLDGAQQLAVHLVDAGNDGLIVNGTTGESPTTTDAEKNDLVRAVLEAVGDRAHVVAGIGTNDTRHTLELARQAERTGAHGLLAVTPYYSKPPQEGLYRHFSAIADATELPVMLYDIPGRSGVPIETETLVRLAEHPRIVANKDAKGDLGRASWAIAQSGLAWYSGDDMLNLPLLSVGAVGFVSVVGHVVTPELRAMLEAHLGGDVQKAAEIHQKLLPVFTGMFRTQGVMTTKGALNLQGLPAGPLRLPLIELTAEETAQLKIDLAAGGVQL; encoded by the coding sequence ATGGCTCCGATCTCGACTCCGCAGACCCCCTTCGGGCGGGTCCTCACCGCCATGATCACGCCGTTCACGGCGGATGGCGCACTCGACCTCGACGGCGCGCAGCAGCTCGCCGTCCACCTGGTGGACGCAGGCAACGACGGCCTGATCGTCAACGGCACCACCGGTGAGTCGCCGACCACCACCGACGCGGAGAAAAACGACCTCGTACGAGCCGTACTCGAAGCCGTCGGGGACCGCGCCCACGTGGTCGCCGGCATCGGTACCAACGACACCCGCCACACCCTGGAACTGGCCCGCCAGGCCGAGCGCACCGGCGCCCACGGCCTGCTCGCCGTCACCCCGTACTACAGCAAGCCGCCGCAGGAGGGCCTCTACCGGCACTTTTCGGCCATCGCGGACGCAACCGAGCTGCCGGTCATGCTCTACGACATCCCCGGCCGCAGCGGTGTCCCGATCGAGACGGAAACTCTCGTACGACTGGCCGAGCACCCCCGTATCGTTGCCAACAAGGACGCCAAGGGCGACCTCGGCCGCGCCAGCTGGGCCATCGCGCAGAGCGGCCTGGCCTGGTACTCGGGCGACGACATGCTGAACCTGCCGCTCCTCTCGGTCGGCGCGGTCGGCTTCGTCTCCGTGGTCGGCCACGTGGTCACCCCCGAGCTGCGCGCCATGCTGGAGGCCCACCTGGGCGGAGACGTCCAGAAGGCCGCCGAGATCCACCAGAAGCTGCTCCCGGTCTTCACCGGCATGTTCCGCACCCAGGGCGTGATGACCACCAAGGGCGCGCTGAACCTGCAGGGCCTGCCCGCGGGCCCGCTCCGGCTCCCGCTGATCGAACTGACCGCCGAAGAGACGGCGCAGCTCAAGATCGATCTTGCCGCCGGCGGGGTACAGCTCTGA
- a CDS encoding PH domain-containing protein: MPLPFLTADGVSDADDDDEVLAHADHDRWRRPYRPGPWRVAIAALLLLLSAFMLLATMIIAFAGAWGGAGVCLAAALAVVGSAVQTLRVGVWVSRKGLRRVGFFVTRTVKWSEIAGVRTVQQPVRWLGLPRTVQGQALTMSGRGGAELAVPVLLTDHNADFLSRAEAFDRAADTVGAWVDEYRPVPA, translated from the coding sequence GTGCCCCTGCCCTTCCTGACGGCCGACGGCGTATCCGATGCGGATGACGACGACGAGGTCCTGGCCCATGCCGACCACGACCGCTGGCGCCGTCCCTACCGGCCCGGCCCCTGGCGCGTGGCCATCGCCGCGCTGCTGCTCCTGCTGTCCGCCTTCATGCTGCTGGCCACGATGATCATCGCTTTCGCGGGTGCGTGGGGCGGGGCCGGCGTCTGCCTGGCGGCCGCCCTCGCGGTCGTCGGGTCCGCGGTGCAGACGCTGCGCGTGGGCGTGTGGGTGAGCCGCAAGGGACTGCGCCGGGTGGGCTTCTTCGTGACCCGCACAGTCAAGTGGAGCGAGATCGCCGGGGTCCGTACGGTGCAGCAGCCGGTGCGCTGGCTCGGGCTGCCGAGGACCGTACAGGGGCAGGCGCTGACGATGTCCGGGCGCGGCGGCGCGGAGCTGGCCGTGCCGGTGCTGCTGACCGACCACAACGCCGATTTCCTGTCGCGGGCCGAGGCCTTCGACCGGGCGGCCGACACGGTGGGTGCCTGGGTCGACGAGTACCGGCCCGTGCCCGCCTGA
- a CDS encoding ribonuclease J: protein MSHPHPELGPPPKLPKGGLRVTPLGGLGEIGRNMTVFEFDGRLLIVDCGVLFPEEEQPGIDLILPDFTSIRDRLDDIEGIVLTHGHEDHIGAVPYLLREKPDIPLIGSKLTLALIEAKLQEHRIRPYTLEVKEGEREGLGPFDCEFIAVNHSIPDALAVAIRTPAGLVVATGDFKMDQLPLDKRLTDLHAFARLSEEGIDLLLSDSTNAEVPGFVPPEREISNVLRTVFANAHNRIIVASFASHVHRIQQILDAAHEYGRRVAFVGRSMVRNMGIARDLGYLKVPAGLVVDVKTLDDLPAHEVVLVCTGSQGEPMAALSRMANRDHQIRIVPGDTVILASSLIPGNENAVYRVINGLTRWGANVVHKGNAKVHVSGHASAGELLYFYNICKPRNLMPVHGEWRHLRANAELGAMTGVPKDRIVIAEDGVVVDLIDGKARISGKVQAGYVYVDGLSVGDVTEVHLKDRKILGDEGIISVYVVVDSSTGKVVSGPNIQARGSGIDDSAFGSVIPKIEEAIARAAADGVAEPHQIQQLIRRTMGKWVSDGYRRRPMILPVVVEV from the coding sequence TTGAGCCATCCGCATCCGGAACTCGGTCCGCCGCCGAAGCTGCCCAAGGGCGGCCTCAGAGTCACCCCCCTGGGTGGTCTCGGCGAGATCGGCCGCAACATGACCGTCTTCGAGTTCGACGGTCGCCTGCTGATCGTCGACTGCGGCGTCCTCTTCCCCGAGGAGGAGCAGCCGGGCATCGACCTGATCCTGCCGGACTTCACGTCCATCCGGGACCGCCTCGACGACATCGAGGGCATCGTGCTCACGCACGGTCACGAGGACCACATCGGCGCCGTCCCCTACCTCCTCCGGGAGAAGCCGGACATCCCGCTGATCGGCTCCAAGCTGACGCTGGCCCTCATCGAGGCGAAGCTCCAGGAGCACCGCATCCGCCCCTACACCCTCGAGGTGAAGGAAGGCGAGCGCGAGGGCCTCGGTCCCTTCGACTGCGAGTTCATCGCGGTCAACCACTCCATCCCCGACGCCCTGGCCGTCGCGATCCGGACCCCCGCGGGCCTGGTCGTCGCCACCGGCGACTTCAAGATGGACCAGCTCCCGCTGGACAAGCGCCTCACCGACCTGCACGCCTTCGCGCGTCTGAGCGAAGAGGGCATCGATCTCCTCCTCTCGGACTCGACGAACGCCGAGGTCCCGGGCTTCGTCCCGCCCGAGCGCGAGATCTCCAACGTCCTGCGCACGGTGTTCGCGAACGCCCACAACCGGATCATCGTGGCCAGCTTCGCCAGCCACGTGCACCGGATCCAGCAGATCCTGGACGCCGCCCACGAGTACGGCCGCCGGGTCGCCTTCGTGGGCCGCTCGATGGTCCGCAACATGGGCATCGCCCGTGACCTGGGCTACCTGAAGGTCCCGGCCGGTCTCGTCGTGGACGTCAAGACCCTCGACGACCTGCCGGCCCACGAGGTCGTCCTGGTCTGCACGGGTTCGCAGGGCGAGCCGATGGCGGCCCTGTCCCGCATGGCCAACCGCGACCACCAGATCCGGATCGTCCCCGGTGACACCGTGATCCTGGCGTCGTCCCTGATCCCGGGCAACGAGAACGCGGTCTACCGCGTGATCAACGGCCTGACCCGCTGGGGCGCCAACGTCGTGCACAAGGGCAACGCCAAGGTGCACGTCTCGGGCCACGCCTCGGCCGGCGAGCTGCTGTACTTCTACAACATCTGCAAGCCGCGGAACCTGATGCCGGTGCACGGCGAATGGCGCCACCTGCGCGCCAACGCCGAGCTCGGTGCCATGACGGGTGTCCCGAAGGACCGCATCGTCATCGCCGAGGACGGCGTGGTGGTCGACCTGATCGACGGCAAGGCCCGGATCTCCGGAAAGGTCCAGGCCGGCTACGTGTACGTGGACGGCCTGTCGGTCGGCGACGTCACGGAAGTCCACCTCAAGGACCGCAAGATCCTCGGCGACGAGGGCATCATCTCGGTCTACGTCGTGGTGGACAGCAGCACGGGCAAGGTCGTCAGCGGCCCGAACATCCAGGCCCGCGGCTCCGGCATCGACGATTCGGCCTTCGGATCGGTCATCCCGAAGATCGAGGAGGCCATCGCCCGCGCCGCGGCCGACGGCGTCGCCGAGCCGCACCAGATCCAGCAGCTGATCCGCCGCACGATGGGCAAGTGGGTCTCGGACGGCTACCGCCGCCGCCCGATGATCCTCCCGGTCGTCGTCGAGGTCTGA
- a CDS encoding SpoIIE family protein phosphatase, translated as MPTVKVSNLATDVQPRRRRFVITARAAASFDPLGRSVAAARAFVRDTLQGWGFADIVDDAVVLTSELVTNAVVHAGTRAEVLCLRAEGGVRVEVADRYPERELPLRHPDERPYADPDRENGRGLMLCAALATRWGVEYTATHKHVWFRLDLPDRPVGTRSAGPVVPDRMLPLADSRVRVAVLQIDASDAISAWNEDAEHIFGYPAEKALGRPLAELAAWPQTPGTGTGIAEALRLSRWEGSYGVRGSDGRVIPVYASHLRVRDAHGEPSIVCLLVHDDERALLQTPVRVPATDSGHFTEPRPADPFEVFIGSPTPDDLDGLLQRTVERARDLLDADAAFLLLATDDETELEVRATTGLPSTRQRFARVPIEAGTNRYGSARMPAVHDDLTAVPGAVPLLEATGMRSAVTVPLKVEGRLTGSLGVAAETPGRYTNEEALHLQFAADRIALAVESARLGELERLRRGSLSFLVEASDLLAGTLDRDQTLALMAQMTVPTLATWCAVYTIADQSSDPYLSYVLHEDEERIDGLKALLSRVSPPDPVREAGARPWPEATLAVGGETVVLPLLARNRVIGMLTLGKPREEHFRQEILELAEDLSRRAALALDNARLYSERTAISRSLQRSLLPPGSPAIPGMEVEVIYRAAGEGNEVGGDFYDVFPIRDGAYGFAIGDVCGTGPEAAAVTGLARHALRLLAREGLGGPAVLERLNAAILDEGARSRFLTLLYGELHPQPDGGALMKVVCAGHPLPLRLRPNGQVDAAADPQPLLGVIEDLDLYEQTLTLDPGDVLLCVTDGVTERREGTRMLGDDGLAEVLTTCTGLTAGAVASRVLRAVERFAAEPASDDMAILAFRVPEQRTGD; from the coding sequence ATGCCGACCGTGAAGGTAAGTAACCTGGCAACCGATGTCCAACCGCGTCGAAGGAGATTCGTGATCACGGCACGGGCGGCTGCCAGCTTCGACCCCCTCGGGCGCTCGGTCGCCGCCGCTCGCGCGTTCGTCCGCGACACCCTGCAGGGCTGGGGTTTCGCGGACATCGTCGACGACGCGGTGGTGCTCACCAGCGAGCTCGTCACCAATGCCGTGGTCCACGCCGGAACCCGGGCCGAGGTCCTGTGCCTGCGCGCCGAAGGCGGCGTACGCGTCGAGGTCGCCGACCGGTACCCGGAGCGCGAGCTCCCGCTCCGGCACCCCGACGAGCGCCCGTACGCCGACCCCGACCGCGAGAACGGCCGCGGCCTGATGCTCTGCGCCGCCCTCGCCACCCGCTGGGGCGTCGAGTACACGGCCACGCACAAGCACGTGTGGTTCCGCCTCGACCTGCCAGACCGGCCGGTCGGTACCCGCTCCGCCGGTCCGGTCGTCCCCGACCGCATGCTCCCCCTCGCCGACAGCCGGGTCCGCGTCGCCGTCCTCCAGATCGACGCCTCCGACGCCATCTCCGCCTGGAACGAGGACGCGGAGCACATCTTCGGCTACCCCGCCGAGAAGGCCCTCGGCCGCCCCCTCGCCGAACTCGCCGCCTGGCCGCAGACCCCCGGCACCGGAACCGGCATCGCCGAGGCCCTGCGCCTGTCCCGCTGGGAGGGCAGCTACGGAGTCCGCGGCTCGGACGGCCGCGTCATCCCCGTCTACGCCTCCCACCTGCGCGTCCGCGACGCCCACGGCGAGCCGTCCATCGTCTGCCTCCTCGTCCACGACGACGAGCGCGCCCTGCTCCAGACCCCCGTACGGGTCCCGGCCACCGACAGCGGCCACTTCACCGAGCCGCGCCCCGCGGACCCCTTCGAGGTCTTCATCGGCTCCCCCACCCCCGACGACCTCGACGGACTCCTCCAGCGCACCGTCGAACGCGCCCGCGACCTCCTCGACGCCGACGCCGCCTTCCTGCTGCTCGCCACCGACGACGAGACCGAGCTGGAGGTCCGCGCCACCACCGGCCTGCCCTCCACCCGCCAGCGCTTCGCCCGCGTCCCCATCGAGGCCGGCACCAACCGCTACGGCTCCGCCCGCATGCCCGCCGTCCACGACGACCTCACCGCGGTCCCCGGAGCCGTCCCGCTGCTGGAGGCCACCGGCATGCGCTCCGCCGTCACCGTTCCCCTCAAGGTGGAGGGTCGGCTCACCGGCTCCCTCGGCGTCGCCGCCGAAACCCCCGGCCGCTACACCAACGAAGAGGCGCTCCACCTCCAGTTCGCGGCCGACCGCATCGCCCTCGCCGTCGAATCCGCCCGCCTCGGCGAACTGGAACGGCTGCGCCGCGGCTCCCTCTCCTTCCTCGTCGAGGCCTCCGACCTGCTGGCCGGCACCCTCGACCGGGACCAGACCCTGGCGCTCATGGCCCAGATGACCGTCCCGACCCTCGCCACCTGGTGCGCCGTCTACACCATCGCCGACCAGTCCTCCGACCCGTACCTCTCCTACGTCCTCCACGAGGACGAGGAGCGCATCGACGGACTCAAGGCCCTGCTCTCCCGGGTCAGCCCGCCCGATCCGGTCCGCGAGGCCGGCGCCCGCCCCTGGCCCGAGGCGACCCTCGCGGTCGGCGGGGAGACGGTGGTCCTGCCCCTCCTCGCCCGCAACCGCGTGATCGGCATGCTCACGCTCGGCAAGCCGCGCGAGGAGCACTTCCGCCAGGAGATCCTGGAACTCGCCGAGGACCTCTCCCGCCGGGCCGCCCTCGCCCTCGACAACGCCCGCCTCTACTCCGAGCGCACCGCGATCAGCCGCTCCCTCCAGCGCAGCCTGCTGCCGCCCGGCTCGCCCGCCATCCCCGGCATGGAGGTGGAGGTCATCTATCGCGCCGCCGGCGAGGGCAACGAGGTGGGCGGCGACTTCTACGACGTCTTCCCGATCCGCGACGGCGCGTACGGCTTCGCCATCGGCGACGTGTGCGGTACGGGTCCCGAGGCGGCCGCCGTCACCGGCCTCGCCCGGCACGCACTGCGCCTGCTGGCCCGCGAGGGCCTCGGCGGCCCGGCCGTCCTCGAACGTCTCAACGCGGCCATCCTCGACGAGGGGGCCCGCAGCCGCTTCCTCACGCTCCTCTACGGAGAGCTCCACCCCCAGCCCGACGGCGGCGCCCTCATGAAGGTCGTCTGCGCCGGCCACCCGCTCCCGCTCCGCCTGCGCCCGAACGGCCAGGTCGACGCGGCCGCGGACCCGCAGCCCCTGCTGGGCGTGATCGAGGACCTGGACCTCTACGAGCAGACCCTCACCCTCGACCCCGGCGATGTCCTGCTCTGCGTCACCGACGGCGTGACCGAGCGCCGCGAGGGAACCCGCATGCTCGGCGACGACGGCCTCGCCGAGGTCCTCACCACCTGTACGGGCCTCACCGCGGGCGCGGTCGCCTCCCGCGTGCTGCGCGCCGTGGAACGCTTCGCAGCCGAGCCGGCCTCGGACGACATGGCCATCCTGGCCTTCCGCGTCCCGGAACAGCGCACGGGCGACTAG
- the thyX gene encoding FAD-dependent thymidylate synthase: MSETAASDLKPSFRSDVTVELVKHSAADSDVLWAARVSTAGEQSLEELQKDPERSKGLINYLMRDRHGSPFEHNSMTFFISAPIFVFREFMRHRVGWSYNEESGRYRELEPVFYVPDAARKLVQEGRPGKYVFVEGTQAQQELTGRVMEDSYVRAYEAYQEMLAAGVAREVARSVLPVGLFSSMYATCNARSLMHFLGLRTQHELATVPSFPQREIEMVGEKMEQHWAKLMPLTYAAYNGNGRVAP, translated from the coding sequence GTGAGCGAGACCGCCGCTTCAGATCTGAAACCCAGCTTCCGCAGTGATGTGACGGTGGAGCTGGTGAAGCACTCCGCCGCCGACTCCGACGTGCTGTGGGCCGCGCGCGTCTCCACGGCCGGCGAGCAGTCCCTGGAGGAGCTGCAGAAGGACCCGGAGCGCTCCAAGGGCCTGATCAACTATCTGATGCGCGACCGCCACGGCAGCCCCTTCGAGCACAACTCGATGACCTTCTTCATCAGCGCCCCGATCTTCGTCTTCCGCGAGTTCATGCGTCACCGCGTGGGCTGGTCGTACAACGAGGAATCGGGCCGCTACAGGGAGCTGGAGCCGGTCTTCTACGTTCCGGACGCCGCGCGCAAGCTGGTCCAGGAGGGCCGCCCGGGCAAGTACGTCTTCGTCGAGGGCACCCAGGCGCAGCAGGAGCTGACCGGCCGCGTCATGGAGGACTCCTACGTGCGGGCCTACGAGGCCTACCAGGAGATGCTCGCCGCGGGCGTGGCCCGGGAGGTTGCCCGTTCGGTCCTGCCGGTCGGGCTTTTCTCCTCGATGTACGCCACCTGCAACGCGCGCTCGCTGATGCACTTCCTCGGCCTGCGCACCCAGCACGAGCTTGCGACCGTGCCGTCCTTCCCGCAGCGGGAGATCGAGATGGTCGGCGAGAAGATGGAGCAGCACTGGGCGAAGCTCATGCCGCTCACGTACGCGGCCTACAACGGCAACGGGCGCGTTGCCCCGTAA
- a CDS encoding M16 family metallopeptidase, producing the protein MMSRSSRVTARPSSEGRAVARTQTLLKGQNGIGTVRRTVLPGGLRVVTETLPSVRSATFGIWAHVGSRDETPTLNGATHYLEHLLFKGTHQRSALDISSAIDAVGGEMNAFTAKEYTCYYARVLDTDLPLAIDVVCDMLTGSLIREEDVDAERGVILEEIAMTEDDPGDMVHDLFAQTMYGDTPLGRPVLGTVDTINALGADRIRRFYKKHYDPTHLVVAAAGNVDHNKVVRQVRAAFEKAGALGRTDAEPIGPRSGAKRIRTAGRVELVNRKTEQAHVVLGMPGIARTDERRWALGVLNTALGGGMSSRLFQEVREKRGLAYSVYSYTSAFADTGLFGVYAGCRPNQVHDVLRICRDELDKVAADGIGDEEIKRAIGQLSGSTVLGLEDTGAIMNRIGKSELCWGDQMSVDDMLARIAAVTPDDVRSVAQDVLAQRPSLAVIGPLKEKQAARLDEAVA; encoded by the coding sequence GTGATGTCGCGTAGTTCCCGTGTGACGGCCCGCCCCTCTTCGGAGGGGCGGGCCGTCGCCCGTACCCAAACCCTCCTCAAGGGCCAGAACGGCATCGGCACCGTCCGGCGCACGGTCCTGCCCGGCGGACTGCGGGTCGTCACCGAGACGCTGCCCTCCGTCCGCTCCGCCACCTTCGGCATCTGGGCGCACGTCGGCTCCCGTGACGAGACGCCCACGCTCAACGGCGCCACGCACTACCTGGAGCACCTCCTCTTCAAGGGCACGCACCAGCGCAGCGCCCTCGACATCTCCTCCGCGATCGACGCGGTCGGCGGCGAGATGAACGCCTTCACGGCGAAGGAGTACACCTGCTACTACGCCCGGGTGCTCGACACGGACCTGCCGCTCGCCATCGACGTGGTCTGCGACATGCTCACCGGCTCGCTGATCCGCGAAGAGGACGTCGACGCCGAGCGCGGCGTCATCCTCGAAGAGATCGCGATGACCGAGGACGACCCGGGCGACATGGTCCACGACCTGTTCGCGCAGACCATGTACGGGGACACCCCTCTGGGCCGCCCCGTCCTCGGCACCGTCGACACGATCAACGCCCTGGGCGCCGACCGGATCCGCCGCTTCTACAAGAAGCACTACGACCCGACCCACCTCGTCGTGGCCGCCGCCGGCAACGTCGACCACAACAAGGTCGTACGCCAGGTCCGCGCCGCCTTCGAGAAGGCCGGCGCCCTCGGCCGCACCGACGCCGAGCCGATCGGCCCGCGCAGCGGCGCCAAGCGCATCCGCACCGCCGGCCGCGTCGAGCTGGTGAACCGCAAGACCGAGCAGGCCCACGTGGTCCTCGGCATGCCCGGCATCGCCCGCACCGACGAGCGCCGCTGGGCGCTGGGCGTGCTCAACACCGCCCTCGGCGGCGGCATGTCCTCCCGGCTCTTCCAGGAGGTCCGGGAGAAGCGCGGCCTCGCCTACAGCGTGTACTCGTACACCTCGGCCTTCGCCGACACCGGCCTCTTCGGCGTGTACGCGGGCTGCCGGCCCAACCAGGTGCACGACGTGCTCCGGATCTGCCGCGACGAGCTCGACAAGGTCGCGGCCGACGGGATCGGCGACGAGGAGATCAAGCGGGCCATCGGCCAGCTGTCCGGCTCCACCGTCCTCGGCCTGGAGGACACCGGCGCGATCATGAACCGCATCGGGAAGAGCGAGCTGTGCTGGGGCGACCAGATGTCGGTCGACGACATGCTGGCCCGGATCGCCGCGGTGACCCCGGACGACGTCCGCTCGGTCGCACAGGATGTACTGGCCCAGCGGCCCTCGCTCGCGGTGATCGGCCCGCTGAAGGAGAAGCAGGCCGCCCGTCTCGACGAAGCGGTCGCCTAG
- the dapB gene encoding 4-hydroxy-tetrahydrodipicolinate reductase, with translation MSKLRVAVLGAKGRIGAEAVKAVEAADDMELVAALGRGDKLETLAEAGAQVAVELTTPASVMGNLDFLIRHGIHGVVGTTGWTEDRLAQLNTWLAGSPETGVLIAPNFSIGAVFTMKFAAQAARYFESVEVVELHHPNKVDAPSGTATRTAQLIAAARAEAGLGAQPDATETALDGARGADVDGVPVHAVRLRGLLAHQEVLLGGEGEILTIRHDSLHHSSFMSGILLGVRRVTQTPGLTFGLEHFLDLG, from the coding sequence ATGAGCAAGCTGCGCGTGGCAGTCCTCGGTGCCAAGGGCCGCATCGGCGCCGAGGCGGTCAAGGCGGTCGAGGCCGCCGACGACATGGAGCTGGTGGCAGCCCTCGGCCGCGGCGACAAGCTGGAGACGCTGGCCGAGGCCGGCGCCCAGGTCGCGGTCGAGCTGACCACCCCGGCCTCGGTGATGGGGAACCTGGACTTCCTCATCCGCCACGGCATCCACGGAGTGGTCGGCACCACCGGCTGGACCGAGGACCGCCTCGCCCAGCTGAACACCTGGCTCGCCGGCTCCCCGGAGACCGGTGTGCTCATCGCCCCGAACTTCTCCATCGGCGCCGTTTTCACCATGAAGTTCGCCGCCCAGGCCGCGCGCTACTTCGAGTCCGTCGAGGTCGTCGAGCTGCACCACCCCAACAAGGTCGACGCCCCCTCCGGTACGGCGACCCGTACGGCGCAGCTCATCGCGGCCGCCCGCGCCGAGGCCGGCCTCGGCGCGCAGCCCGACGCCACCGAAACGGCCCTCGACGGGGCCCGTGGCGCGGACGTCGACGGCGTCCCGGTGCACGCCGTCCGCCTGCGCGGGCTGCTGGCCCACCAGGAGGTGCTCCTCGGTGGCGAGGGCGAGATCCTGACCATCCGTCACGACTCCCTGCACCACAGCAGCTTCATGTCGGGCATCCTGCTCGGCGTGCGCCGCGTGACGCAGACCCCGGGCCTCACGTTCGGCCTGGAACACTTCCTCGACCTGGGCTGA
- a CDS encoding polyribonucleotide nucleotidyltransferase, which yields MENETHYAEAVIDNGSFGTRTIRFETGRLARQAAGSAVAYLDDDTMVLSATTASKKPKDQLDFFPLTVDVEERQYAAGKIPGSFFRREGRPSEDAILTCRLIDRPLRPSFKKGLRNEIQVVATIMALNPDHLYDVVAINAASASTQLAGLPFSGPIGGVRVALIRGQWVAFPTHTELEDAVFDMVVAGRVLEDGDVAIMMVEAEATEKTIALVKGGAQAPTEEIVASGLDAAKPFIKVLCKAQADLAAKAAKPEGEFPVFLDYQDDVYEALAAAVKGDLSQALTIAGKQDREAELDRVKEIAAEKLLPAFEGREKEISAAYRSLTKALVRERVIKDKVRIDGRGLTDIRTLAAEVEAIPRVHGSALFERGETQILGVTTLNMLRMEQQLDTLSPVTRKRYMHNYNFPPYSVGETGRVGSPKRREIGHGALAERAIVPVLPTREEFPYAIRQVSEALGSNGSTSMGSVCASTMSLLNAGVPLKAPVAGIAMGLISQEIDGKTHYVALTDILGAEDAFGDMDFKVAGTKEFVTALQLDTKLDGIPASVLAAALKQARDARLHILDVMMEAIDTPDAMSPFAPRIITVKIPVDKIGEVIGPKGKMINQIQEDTGAEITIEDDGTIYIGASDGPAAEAARATINAIANPTMPEVGERYLGTVVKTTTFGAFVSLMPGKDGLLHISQIRKLAGGKRVENVEDVLAVGTKVQVEIAEIDQRGKLSLIPVIDGESAGDADNDADKDDSDK from the coding sequence GTGGAGAACGAGACCCACTACGCCGAGGCCGTCATTGACAACGGTTCCTTCGGCACCCGCACCATCCGCTTCGAGACGGGCCGTCTGGCCCGCCAGGCCGCCGGCTCCGCCGTTGCCTACCTGGACGACGACACGATGGTGCTGTCCGCCACCACCGCGTCGAAGAAGCCCAAGGACCAGCTCGACTTCTTCCCCCTGACGGTGGACGTCGAGGAGCGGCAGTACGCGGCCGGCAAGATCCCCGGCTCCTTCTTCCGTCGTGAGGGCCGGCCCTCCGAGGACGCGATCCTCACCTGCCGCCTGATCGACCGCCCGCTGCGCCCGTCCTTCAAGAAGGGCCTGCGCAACGAGATCCAGGTCGTCGCGACGATCATGGCGCTCAACCCCGACCACCTGTACGACGTCGTGGCGATCAACGCTGCCTCCGCGTCCACCCAGCTGGCCGGCCTGCCCTTCTCCGGCCCGATCGGCGGCGTCCGCGTCGCGCTGATCCGCGGCCAGTGGGTGGCCTTCCCGACGCACACCGAGCTCGAGGACGCCGTCTTCGACATGGTCGTCGCGGGCCGCGTCCTGGAGGACGGCGACGTCGCGATCATGATGGTCGAGGCCGAGGCCACCGAGAAGACCATCGCCCTGGTCAAGGGCGGCGCCCAGGCGCCGACCGAGGAGATCGTGGCCTCCGGCCTCGACGCCGCGAAGCCCTTCATCAAGGTCCTCTGCAAGGCCCAGGCCGACCTGGCCGCCAAGGCCGCGAAGCCCGAGGGCGAGTTCCCGGTCTTCCTGGACTACCAGGACGACGTGTACGAGGCCCTCGCGGCCGCCGTCAAGGGTGACCTCTCCCAGGCGCTGACCATCGCGGGCAAGCAGGACCGCGAGGCCGAGCTGGACCGCGTCAAGGAGATCGCCGCCGAGAAGCTCCTCCCGGCCTTCGAGGGCCGCGAGAAGGAGATCTCCGCCGCCTACCGCAGCCTGACCAAGGCCCTGGTCCGCGAGCGCGTCATCAAGGACAAGGTCCGCATCGACGGCCGCGGGCTCACGGACATCCGTACCCTCGCCGCCGAGGTCGAGGCCATCCCGCGCGTGCACGGCTCGGCGCTGTTCGAGCGTGGCGAGACCCAGATCCTGGGCGTCACCACCCTCAACATGCTCCGCATGGAGCAGCAGCTGGACACCCTCTCCCCGGTGACCCGCAAGCGCTACATGCACAACTACAACTTCCCGCCGTACTCCGTCGGTGAGACCGGCCGCGTCGGTTCGCCGAAGCGCCGCGAGATCGGCCACGGCGCGCTCGCCGAGCGCGCGATCGTGCCGGTCCTCCCGACCCGCGAGGAGTTCCCCTACGCGATCCGTCAGGTGTCCGAGGCCCTCGGCTCCAACGGTTCGACGTCGATGGGTTCGGTCTGCGCCTCCACCATGTCGCTGCTGAACGCCGGTGTGCCCCTCAAGGCCCCCGTCGCCGGTATCGCCATGGGCCTGATCTCCCAGGAGATCGACGGCAAGACCCACTACGTCGCCCTCACCGACATCCTCGGTGCGGAGGACGCCTTCGGCGACATGGACTTCAAGGTCGCCGGCACCAAGGAGTTCGTCACCGCCCTCCAGCTGGACACCAAGCTGGACGGCATCCCGGCCTCCGTCCTGGCCGCGGCCCTCAAGCAGGCCCGCGACGCCCGCCTCCACATCCTCGACGTGATGATGGAAGCGATCGACACGCCGGACGCGATGTCCCCGTTCGCCCCGCGGATCATCACCGTCAAGATCCCGGTGGACAAGATCGGTGAGGTCATCGGCCCCAAGGGCAAGATGATCAACCAGATCCAGGAGGACACCGGCGCCGAGATCACGATCGAGGACGACGGCACCATCTACATCGGTGCCTCCGACGGCCCGGCCGCCGAGGCCGCCCGCGCCACGATCAACGCCATCGCCAACCCGACCATGCCGGAGGTCGGCGAGCGGTACCTGGGTACGGTCGTCAAGACCACCACCTTCGGTGCCTTCGTCTCCCTGATGCCCGGCAAGGACGGCCTGCTGCACATCTCGCAGATCCGCAAGCTCGCCGGTGGCAAGCGCGTGGAGAACGTCGAGGACGTGCTCGCGGTCGGCACCAAGGTCCAGGTGGAGATCGCCGAGATCGACCAGCGCGGCAAGCTCTCCCTGATCCCCGTGATCGACGGCGAATCTGCAGGTGACGCCGACAATGACGCTGACAAGGACGACTCCGACAAGTGA